The DNA segment CCACGATTTCGCCAAGGATTCGCTCCGTGGTTGTCGAGAACCCCTTCCAGCCGAGGATGATCAAATCGCAATCGCGCTCGCGGGCGGCCTCCAGAATCGCACGCGCCGCGTGGCTGCCCACGCTGACCAGCGACGTGACCGGCACACCGTGCTTTTTCGCGCAGGAGTGCGCCTGCTCCAGAATCTGGCGTTCCTTTTCGACGAACTCATCCTCGTCCATGCGCGGAGCCTGCTCCGGCACGAGCGCCACACGAAGCGTCACGATCTCGCCTTCGCGTTCCTTCGCAATGGCGGCGGCCAGGTCGACCAGCGGCTCCACGTTTTGCGGATTCGCCAGCGGCACCAGCACCCGGAAGCGGCTGTTTCCCGTCGCGTAGCGTCCCATCGCGACGCGCGATGGCTCGCCCGGGATGCTCGCCTCCTCTGTCTGCCGACCCTTCCAGACCAGGAATCCAAGCAGGCCCAGCAGCACGCAACTGAGCGCCAGCAACACCGGCCCGACCTGCGTGATGATCTGAGAGATCAGATACAGATTCGCCACAATTCCCAGCGCCGGCAGCAACGGAACCAGCGGCACGCGGAACGGGCGTTTCAGATCCGGGAACTTACGCCGATGCAGGATCAGCGCGCCGTTCACCATGATCAATGCCAGCAGCAAAACGATGTTGGCGAAGTACGAAAGGTCCTCCAAATGGAGGCTGAGCTTGAACAGCAGGATCGTTCCACCGACGAACAACAGCGCGATGATCGGCGTACGTGTCCGTGGGTTGATCGTTCCCATTTCCTCCGGCAAGTGCCGTAGATGGCTCATCGACAGCACCACGCGCGAGCCCGCCATGATCGACGCGTTCGCCGCTGAGATCATCGAGAACAACGCACCGCCGACGATGACCAGGCCGCCGACTCCGCCGAGGAATTTCTTCGCCGCGGTTCCCATCGCGGCTTCGGTATACTCGTTCAGATTCGCCGCAAGCATCACCAGTACCACCAGCGTGTACAGCACCGTCACGATGCCCATTGCGATGAAGATTGCGCGCGGAATCGTCTTCACCGGGTTGCGCACTTCGCCAGCCGTTGCCGCGATGGCGGAGAAGCCAAAGAACGTAATGAACACCATCGCCGCCGTGCCGCCGATCTTCAGGAAGTCCGTGCTGAAGCGATCGATAAAGATCTGGGGATCCACGTGTCTGATGCCGCCCGCGATGAACCAGATCAGCAGCAACACCTTGCCGCCCGTGACGATGATCTGGAACTGGCCGCTTTCCTTTGTTCCCTTGATGTTCAGTAAGGTCAGCGCAATCAACGCGACCACGCCCGATAAGCCCTCGTAGGGAGTCTTTAGAATGAACTCGTAGAAGTAACTGGAGAGACTCGAAAGGTAGAAGGCACACGACGCCGTGTAGCCCAGGAACAACGTCCAGCCGACCAGGTAGGCCGTCGGCGGCGAGAACGTCTTGCGCGCGTACAGATAGCCTTCGCCGGATTCGGGGTAGATGCTGACGAACTCGCAGTACGTCAGCGCCGTGAACAGCGCCACGATCGCGGCGAGCAGGAATGCCACGATCGCCGCCGAGCCCACATTTCGGATCGCCAGGCCGGACAACGTGAAGATGCCCGCCGCGATCATCGTTCCCACACCGATTGCCAGCGCAGACGTCAGGCCCAGATCGCGGGCCAGCTCCGCTTGAATCGGAATCTTGCCATTCTTTTTATCCGGCATTACTCGGTCTCCCTTCCCACAAGAAGACGGGGCAGATTGTTGTGCTCAAGCGAAATTCCCTCGCAAGCCGCTTCCCCAGAGGCCTTGCGCTCGTCCGCGCCTTCCCCACACCATTCGACCCATGACGAATCGAGCCGCCACAGCTCTCTTTATTCTCTGGGTCGCCGCGCTGGCGCTGATCCTGGCGCCGTTGGCCCTCGGGTTGGGCGGCAGCACCCAGATCGAAGGCCCGGGCCTCGACGGCGGCCGGATCCTCGAGCTCGCCGGCAACAGCATCCTCATGAGCCTCGGCGCCGTTGCGCTGGCACTCGTTCTCGCCGTGCCGATCGGCCTGACCACGGCGCGGCTGATGCCGCCGAAGCGCGCCCTGCTGCTCCTTACCTTTGCCATGGCGCCGCTATTCATTCCTCCGCCCGTGGTCGCGATCGCCTGCGCACGGCTGTTCGGCCCGGCGGGGCTGCTGACAGACCTGATCACCGGCGGCCAGCCCTCCTTTGCGGTCTCGGCCCGAGCGCCCGCGGGCGCGCCGAAAGTCCCCGGCGCTCCCATCTACTCCATCCCGGGTGGCTCCTTCTCGCTGGCAATCGCCCTCTTTCCGCTGGCGGTCCTAGCGATCCACGCCGCGCTGCGCCGCGCAAACCCCGAAGCCGAGTCCGCTGCGCTCCTTGAAGCCCGACCCGGCCGCGTTCTGCGCGCCGTGACGCTTCCCCTGGCCGCTGGAGGAATCGCCGCGGGCGCCAGCCTCGTCTTTCTGTTCGCGATCACCGAATTCGGCGTGCCGGAAACCCTCCGCAGCCTCCCCGTACTCGTCTCCGAGATCTACGTGCAGTTCGGCGTCTACTACGACACGCGATCTGCGCTGATGGCGGCGCTGACCATCGTTGGGCTGGGCGCCGGCGGGTTTGCGCTCGCCGCCGTGATTCTTCGCGCGACGGGTCTCGGAGATATCGATCATGGCGACTCCAGCAATGCCGACGCGACCCGACTGCCCGGATTGCTGAGCCTGAAGGCCGCCGGCTGGGTGCTGGGCATCGTGCCGGCCGTTGGGATCGTTGCCGTGCTGATCGCCACCGCCACCGGGCCGCAGGGCCACCTCGCCGTCTGGCGCGACACCCTCAAGACCGCGCACGAGGAACTCCTTTTCACCCTCGGCCTCGGGGTCGGAATGGCCATCCTGACCGCCGCCGTTGGAGCCGTGCTCGGCGCCGCCCTCTGGACGCGCCGCCGTCCGATAGGATGGCGACTGCTGGTCGCCGCGCCGCTGATCATGCCCGGACCGGTTCTCGGCATCGGAGCCAGCATCTTGCTGCATCGCCCGCCGGGTTCGCTGCCGCTGCGGCTGGACGACGCACTGGCATCGCTCGCCGGAACGCTCGTGCCCCTGATGGCCATTTGGGTGCTGCGCTACGCGCCGGTTGTCGCGCTGATTGTCGAAGGCCTCCTGCGATCCATGCCGGCCGCCTGGACCGAACAGACCCGCCTGGACGGCGCGAGCTTCTTCGAATGGTGGGGGAGCGTTGCGTGGCCCGTTTGCTGGCCCGGAGTGATTGGTGGGATGCTCGCCGCACTCGCCCTCAGCCTCGGCGAAGTCGGCGCCGCCGTGCTCTTGCTCCCGCCCGGCCCGACGACTCTCGGCGTACGGCTGGCGACGCTGATGCACTACGCCCCCACCGGCCAGGTCAGCGCCCTCAGCGTCATGACCCTCCTCCCAGGCCTGCTGGCCTACGCGGGGGCCGTGGGAATTGTGGTGGCGGCAAAGGGCAAGCAGGCTGATAAGGTCCATTGATGTCCGGCGCATGCCGACGCGCGGATTGTATATAGAAGGGGATGGAATGTTCCTGCTTGGCGTTAGAGAACCGATTGGTTCGGACTACATCACCGGCAACCTGAGACCAGAGTTGGACGGCGAGCGGCCCATTCGGGCTGACTTCAACCGATATACGCTGATGCACTGGGATTCTAGACCGAGGGAGGAGCATTGGTCCCCTCGACTTGATCCGGACACGCCGGAAGTGAGGGAAGAAATCGAGAGCATCCTCGAGTGTGCATTCGATACAGGTTGGCAGAGTCGAACATCGTGGATCACGGCAGTATCCAAACCTTTTGAATATCCTGCCAGCTTTCGTCTCCTTCATCGGAAACTCGAGAAGTCAAGTCACGGCGCCTGGATCTACCATAAAGGAGATGCCGTATTCATCCGGACATGTTTTGAAGACAGTTCTCGGAAGACCTTCTTTCCCCCAGGCGCGCATCACATGATGATCGTATCCAAGGACACAACATGGGAGCCGCTGCCGTCCGACGCATTACCTGCTCTCAGGGAGTTGGCCTTACATGGTCGCCTTTTCATGGGTTATACAGAATCGGAGAGTCTCCTGAATCAGTACGAGGCACTCCTCATTTCTGAATTGGGTCATCTTGGTGGGTTCATTCTCCATATTGCCTCGAAGCGGAATCTCGCATCCCACCTGATAAAACACCCTGCGATCAATGGACGTGTCTGGCAGGATGAGGATGCAGAATCCCTGTGGAGTCTCTACCCATCAGGGGGACCGCCTCCTGAACCCCCCAACGCTTCAGGGCACATTCTCTGAAGAAACCTCTTCGGTTTTCCCGGCAGGGCGTTCGCCATGCGAACTTGGAATTCAAGATGCATCAGTGGAGTTGAATCAACTCGATCTCGCACGCCATCAGATGGATTTGACTTGGATGAACATCCGGAAGATCCGTCACGAGAATGGAAGATTTTCCGCCAGCCTCGTTGAGATGAGTTTCGTCTCTCATCGGCGGATATACAATGACCGCATTCAATATGGAGCGGCATCCGCGATTCACTATAAAGCCAATGACATCGGAACATCCTTCACGCTGATCCTGGCGCTCGACTCCTTTGGCGAATTCGCGACACTGACCGAATCCAAACATTCGCCCAGTTGGTACAAAGAAGAGAATCTGAGGATCGATCCGTCTCCACGCGAGAGTGGTCCCATTGCCAATTGATGAAGAGACTTGCGCGGGGAGGAATTTCAAAAAGACGACCACCCTCCAGAGATATATTCGGATTCAGTCAGAAGAATTCGGTTGGCTCCCATTCACCAGTTCGGATGCAATTGCAGTATTCCACATGGACGTGCGAGAGCGAAGACGCAATCGCCTTAGGTGCAGATATTGGAATCTGTGTGGCCACGAGACGCGTGCGCCCAAACTCCAGGAGTCCATTTCGCTTCGGAGGAGGAATCGAAGTATGCTGAATGATCCTTTCACGGCTTTGCGTGACCTTGGGAAGAATTCTGAGAAGCAAGACAGTGAGGATGAGCCGCTCTCGCCGGCGGCAAGCCTGGCGCAAATCGATGCCCGACTGACCTCTGATTCAAGTGACAGCGTTGCCCCGACTCCGAAGGAGCCGACAAAATACATTCCCCCTCGACGTCTCACCGACGACTTCCCGGTTTTTGGTGAGTTTGTTTACTTCTTCGGGGGGCTCGCGATCGCGTCTTTGCCGATACTCGCGTTCGCGTTCCTAATGACTTGGGCGGATGATCACCTGTCGGGC comes from the bacterium genome and includes:
- a CDS encoding amino acid permease — encoded protein: MPDKKNGKIPIQAELARDLGLTSALAIGVGTMIAAGIFTLSGLAIRNVGSAAIVAFLLAAIVALFTALTYCEFVSIYPESGEGYLYARKTFSPPTAYLVGWTLFLGYTASCAFYLSSLSSYFYEFILKTPYEGLSGVVALIALTLLNIKGTKESGQFQIIVTGGKVLLLIWFIAGGIRHVDPQIFIDRFSTDFLKIGGTAAMVFITFFGFSAIAATAGEVRNPVKTIPRAIFIAMGIVTVLYTLVVLVMLAANLNEYTEAAMGTAAKKFLGGVGGLVIVGGALFSMISAANASIMAGSRVVLSMSHLRHLPEEMGTINPRTRTPIIALLFVGGTILLFKLSLHLEDLSYFANIVLLLALIMVNGALILHRRKFPDLKRPFRVPLVPLLPALGIVANLYLISQIITQVGPVLLALSCVLLGLLGFLVWKGRQTEEASIPGEPSRVAMGRYATGNSRFRVLVPLANPQNVEPLVDLAAAIAKEREGEIVTLRVALVPEQAPRMDEDEFVEKERQILEQAHSCAKKHGVPVTSLVSVGSHAARAILEAARERDCDLIILGWKGFSTTTERILGEIVDDVVNHAKRDIMLVKLVGDGPLRRLLLPTAGGEHARHAEQYAASVARYNEGSLTVCSVLNPEREEQKPEIEERLEDAVDRLKAGEPVDVGKTILRNKAVEDAIVEAAEEYDAIVIGAAGRSIYPQILFGSIPETIARRSEKPVILVKYYHPVKALFGRVMGE
- a CDS encoding ABC transporter permease subunit, translated to MPFFLSGITRSPFPQEDGADCCAQAKFPRKPLPQRPCARPRLPHTIRPMTNRAATALFILWVAALALILAPLALGLGGSTQIEGPGLDGGRILELAGNSILMSLGAVALALVLAVPIGLTTARLMPPKRALLLLTFAMAPLFIPPPVVAIACARLFGPAGLLTDLITGGQPSFAVSARAPAGAPKVPGAPIYSIPGGSFSLAIALFPLAVLAIHAALRRANPEAESAALLEARPGRVLRAVTLPLAAGGIAAGASLVFLFAITEFGVPETLRSLPVLVSEIYVQFGVYYDTRSALMAALTIVGLGAGGFALAAVILRATGLGDIDHGDSSNADATRLPGLLSLKAAGWVLGIVPAVGIVAVLIATATGPQGHLAVWRDTLKTAHEELLFTLGLGVGMAILTAAVGAVLGAALWTRRRPIGWRLLVAAPLIMPGPVLGIGASILLHRPPGSLPLRLDDALASLAGTLVPLMAIWVLRYAPVVALIVEGLLRSMPAAWTEQTRLDGASFFEWWGSVAWPVCWPGVIGGMLAALALSLGEVGAAVLLLPPGPTTLGVRLATLMHYAPTGQVSALSVMTLLPGLLAYAGAVGIVVAAKGKQADKVH